CGCTGGTGATCCTGTAGAGTTGGGCAAGCGATACAGCGATGATGGCGCCGATGAACTCGTTTTTCTAGATGTATCTGCGTCTATCGAGGATAGAAAAATATTGATTAATGTTGTAAGATCAGTTGCCGCAGAGATAGATATTCCATTCACGGTTGGTGGCGGGATTAGAAGCGTTGATGACGCTCGCTCAATTCTCTGTAACGGTGCGGACAAAGTTGCCGTTAACACTGCAGCAGTCCAGAATCCAAAACTAATAAGTGAGCTTGCAGAAACCTTCGGAACACAATGCGTTGTCGTTGCTATTGATGCAAAAAGAGATTATACGCTGCAAGAAGGCAAAATAATTGTGGAAACTGGTGACGGGGCCTGTTGGTATGAGGTATACATCTATGATGGGAGAAGGGCTACTGGAATAGACGCACTTCGATGGGCGATGGAAGTTGCAGATCTTGGCGCTGGAGAGATTCTTGTGACATCAATGGACCGGGATGGCACGGAGGATGGATATGATCTTGATCTCACAAGAAGAATCGCCGAAAGCGTAGAAATCCCCGTAATAGCAAGCGGCGGCGCTGGAAATCCAAGACATTTCCTAGAAGCGTTAACAATTGGAAAAGCTGATGCCGCATTAGCGGCATCGGTCTTCCATTACGACAAATATCCAGTCCGCGTTGTAAAACGGTTTCTAGCCGAGAATGGGGTGAACGTTAGGCTTTGAATGAAACCAAAGAGATTTTGGATCTGGATGATATAGACTTTAAGAAAGGAGGGGGTCTAGTTCCAGTTGTTGTACAGGATACCAAAACCCTCAAGGTCTTATCACTTGCATATGCGAACCGTGAAGCTTTAGAGAAGACGATTAAGACCGGGTATGCACACTTCTTTAGACGCTCGCTTGGTAGAGTAATGAAGAAGGGAGAAACATCTGGGCATGTTATGAGAGTTAAGGAAATACTAATCGATTGCGATCGGGATGCCATACTATATCTCGTTGAGCCGTCTGGCCCGGCATGCCACCTGGGTGAGGAGACGTGCTTCCATAATTTGCTTAAGCATAATGAGAAGATAGGAGTCTGATAATGAGAAAGACGGTAATGATCCCTGTAGGCTGATACTCTATTCTATAAGACGCAATATATCCTCCTGAATATATTTTATGAATTCATCAACTGTGCTCTTACTAAAGAGTGTTACTACACAGTTCCTAGTTATGCCAACTACGATCCCCCGTTTCTGGACCTCAAAAACGACGT
This window of the Candidatus Bathyarchaeota archaeon genome carries:
- a CDS encoding phosphoribosyl-AMP cyclohydrolase, yielding MNETKEILDLDDIDFKKGGGLVPVVVQDTKTLKVLSLAYANREALEKTIKTGYAHFFRRSLGRVMKKGETSGHVMRVKEILIDCDRDAILYLVEPSGPACHLGEETCFHNLLKHNEKIGV
- the hisF gene encoding imidazole glycerol phosphate synthase subunit HisF, which codes for MGLAKRIIPCLDVDHGRVVKGINFMNLRDAGDPVELGKRYSDDGADELVFLDVSASIEDRKILINVVRSVAAEIDIPFTVGGGIRSVDDARSILCNGADKVAVNTAAVQNPKLISELAETFGTQCVVVAIDAKRDYTLQEGKIIVETGDGACWYEVYIYDGRRATGIDALRWAMEVADLGAGEILVTSMDRDGTEDGYDLDLTRRIAESVEIPVIASGGAGNPRHFLEALTIGKADAALAASVFHYDKYPVRVVKRFLAENGVNVRL